From Deltaproteobacteria bacterium, a single genomic window includes:
- a CDS encoding type II toxin-antitoxin system HipA family toxin, with amino-acid sequence MTSNKEYTEAFLWIWLPNETEPVVAGKLSAEGSHLIFNYGKSYLGRENAIPIYDVELPLRAGMLPLLSGLSMPGCLRDAAPDAWGRRVVINKKLGTKGVGADSTQLDELTYLLESGSDRIGALDFQRSPTEYVPRSFVNVTLDELLESAERVEKGIPLTPELDQALYHGSSIGGARPKALIEDKNKKYIAKFSSGSDLHSVVKAEFIAMRLAGLAGLKVAPVSLTQASRKDVLLIERFDRTYTPEGWQRKSMVSALTLFGLDELMARYASYEELAEIVRHKFIKASATLKELFSRLVFNILSGNTDDHARNHAAFWDGKMLSLTPAYDICPQPRSGNEASQAMLISGNNRMSRISSCLEAAHNFLLSSEEALAIVRRQKQVIEENWDLVCNEAGINETDRKLLWGRQFFNPYAFEGLKEDLNQ; translated from the coding sequence ATGACTTCTAATAAAGAATACACAGAAGCCTTTCTGTGGATTTGGCTCCCCAATGAGACTGAGCCCGTTGTTGCCGGGAAGCTCAGCGCTGAGGGCAGCCACCTGATTTTCAACTACGGTAAAAGCTATTTGGGGAGAGAGAATGCCATTCCCATCTATGACGTTGAGCTGCCGCTTCGTGCCGGTATGTTGCCCCTGTTAAGCGGCTTAAGTATGCCTGGCTGTCTCCGGGATGCTGCTCCTGATGCATGGGGGCGGCGTGTAGTGATCAATAAAAAACTTGGGACGAAAGGGGTCGGAGCAGATAGCACACAGCTTGATGAACTGACCTATCTGCTTGAATCCGGCTCTGATCGAATTGGCGCTTTGGATTTTCAGCGTTCACCAACAGAGTATGTACCGCGTTCCTTTGTGAACGTAACGCTGGACGAATTGCTGGAATCGGCCGAACGCGTTGAAAAAGGCATCCCGCTAACACCGGAACTTGATCAGGCGCTTTACCATGGCAGCTCTATCGGAGGCGCTCGCCCCAAAGCGCTCATCGAGGATAAGAATAAAAAGTATATTGCCAAGTTTTCATCCGGTTCCGATTTACACAGTGTGGTTAAGGCTGAATTTATTGCTATGCGTCTGGCCGGGCTGGCGGGATTAAAGGTTGCCCCCGTGTCCCTGACGCAAGCCTCCCGGAAAGATGTTTTACTGATTGAGCGTTTTGATCGCACATATACACCTGAAGGCTGGCAACGCAAGAGTATGGTTTCGGCGCTGACGCTTTTTGGCCTTGATGAATTAATGGCGCGCTATGCAAGCTATGAAGAGCTGGCCGAGATTGTCCGGCACAAATTTATAAAAGCCTCTGCAACGCTGAAGGAACTTTTTTCCCGCCTCGTTTTTAATATACTGAGCGGCAATACCGATGATCACGCGCGCAATCATGCCGCGTTCTGGGATGGAAAAATGCTTTCCCTCACCCCGGCTTATGATATATGCCCACAACCCCGTTCCGGTAATGAAGCCTCCCAGGCGATGCTAATCTCCGGTAATAATCGCATGAGCCGGATTTCGTCATGCCTTGAAGCAGCGCATAATTTTTTGCTCTCATCTGAAGAAGCGCTTGCAATTGTCCGGCGCCAAAAACAGGTCATTGAGGAAAATTGGGATTTAGTCTGCAATGAAGCAGGCATAAATGAAACTGACCGCAAACTGCTTTGGGGTAGACAATTTTTTAATCCTTATGCTTTCGAGGGGCTGAAGGAAGATCTCAACCAATAA
- a CDS encoding helix-turn-helix domain-containing protein, translating into MAKVRTYSRYSTEAASLLGKQIRLGRKERKWAEQDLADRAGISRYTVQKIEKGDLTCAIGLVFEVAALVGVKLFDGESSSLSTHLERADDKLSLLPKTIHKSKKPVDDDF; encoded by the coding sequence ATGGCTAAAGTAAGAACATATTCCCGATACAGTACGGAAGCAGCCTCCCTGCTCGGCAAGCAGATCAGGCTTGGGCGTAAAGAGCGTAAATGGGCTGAGCAGGATTTGGCAGATCGTGCGGGCATATCAAGGTATACAGTTCAGAAAATTGAAAAAGGCGATCTTACTTGTGCCATTGGGCTTGTTTTTGAGGTTGCTGCGCTCGTGGGTGTAAAACTATTTGATGGTGAAAGCAGTTCACTGTCTACGCACCTTGAGAGAGCCGATGACAAGCTTTCCCTTCTCCCAAAGACAATCCATAAAAGTAAAAAGCCTGTAGATGATGACTTCTAA